A genomic region of Numenius arquata chromosome 21, bNumArq3.hap1.1, whole genome shotgun sequence contains the following coding sequences:
- the EYA3 gene encoding protein phosphatase EYA3 isoform X3 → MEEPQDLPEQPVKKAKMQESREQSLSHVSNAEVSDQKPESSSLGSNLPMSSEIMTCTDYIPRSSNDYTSQMYSAKSYAHILSVPVSETMSPYPGQTQYQALQQSQPYTIYPQTTQTYGLPPFASTTNASPVSTSSTVVNISTSAVATISQEYPTYTILGQSQYQTCYPSSGFGVVTPADSNTESSALATTTYPTEKPNAMVPTRMVQRHSSGDASTSPSLSRATASKELDEQARKNMPGKNRGKRKADTSSSQDSELERVFLWDLDETIIIFHSLLTGSYAQKYGKDPTLVIGSGLSMEEMIFEVADTHLFFNDLEECDQVHIEDVASDDNGQDLSNYNFSTDGFSGSGSNANHSSSVGVQGGVDWMRKLAFRYRRVREIYDKYKTNVGGLLSPQKREALQRLRTDIEVLTDSWLETALKSLLLIQSRKNCVNILITTTQLVPALAKVLLYGLGEVFPIENIYSATKIGKESCFERIVSRFGKKVTYVVIGDGRDEEVAAKQHNMPFWRITNHADLVSLHQALELDFL, encoded by the exons GTAAAAAAAGCCAAGATGCAGGAATCCAGAGAACAAAGCTTGAG TCATGTGAGCAACGCAGAAGTCAGCGATCAGAAACCTGAATCCTCAAGCCTTGGTTCAAACCTTCCCATGTCCAGTGAGA ttatgacATGCACTGATTATATCCCAAGGTCATCAAATGATTATACCTCACAAATGTATTCTGCAAA GTCATATGCACATATCCTTTCTGTACCTGTATCGGAAACAATGAGCCCTTACCCTGGTCAGACTCAGTACCAAGCACTACAGCAGTCTCAGCCCTACACCATCTACCCCCAGACCACCCAAACCTATGGACTACCTCCTTTCG CATCAACTACCAATGCCAGTCCAGTCTCTACATCCTCAACTGTTGTCAATATTTCCACATCAGCAGTAGCCACCATCTCACAG GAATATCCTACGTACACGATCCTTGGCCAAAGTCAGTACCAGACGTGTTACCCGAGTTCTGGCTTTGGGGTTGTAACACCAGCAGACAGCAACACGGAGAGTTCTGCATTAGCAACAACTACGTACCCAACCGAAAAACCAAATGCCATGGTGCCTACGCGGATGGTGCAGAGACATTCCTCCG GAGATGCATCCACAAGTCCTTCATTATCAAGAGCAACAGCAAGTAAAGAGTTAGATGAGCAGGCAAGAAAAAACATGCCTGGGAAGAACagggggaagaggaaagcagaTACCTCTTCCTCACAGGACAGTGAACTGGAG CGAGTGTTTCTCTGGGACCTGGATGAGACCATCATAATCTTCCATTCACTTCTCACAGGGTCTTACGCTCAAAAATATGGCAAG GACCCAACTCTAGTGATTGGCTCCGGTCTGTCAATGGAGGAAATGATTTTTGAAGTGGCTGATACTCACTTGTTTTTCAATGACTTGGAG gagTGTGACCAGGTACACATAGAAGATGTGGCATCTGATGACAATGGCCAAGATTTAAG CAACTACAATTTCTCCACGGATGGCTTCAGTGGCTCAGGAAGTAATGCAAATCACAGCTCATCAGTTGGTGTCCAGGGTGGAGTGGACTGGATGAGAAAACTGGCCTTCCGCTACCGCAGGGTACGCGAGATCTACGACAAATACAAAACTAACGTTGGAG GCCTCCTTAGCCCCCAGAAGAGGGAAGCTCTGCAGCGACTAAGGACCGACATAGAAGTGCTAACGGATTCCTGGCTGGAAACTGCCTTGAAGTCCCTGCTACTCATACAATCCAG aaaaaacTGTGTGAACATCTTGATCACAACCACCCAACTGGTGCCAGCTCTTGCCAAAGTTCTCCTGTATGGATTGGGCGAGGTGTTTCCCATCGAAAATATTTATAGTGCTACAAAAATAG GTAAAGAGAGCTGTTTTGAGAGGATCGTGTCACGATTTGGAAAGAAAGTCACCTATGTGGTAATTGGAGACGGGCGTGATGAAGAGGTTGCAGCAAAGCAG CACAACATGCCTTTCTGGAGGATCACAAATCATGCAGACCTCGTGTCCCTTCACCAAGCCCTCGAGTTAGACTTCCTGTAA
- the EYA3 gene encoding protein phosphatase EYA3 isoform X2 — translation MEEPQDLPEQPVKKAKMQESREQSLSHVSNAEVSDQKPESSSLGSNLPMSSEIMTCTDYIPRSSNDYTSQMYSAKSYAHILSVPVSETMSPYPGQTQYQALQQSQPYTIYPQTTQTYGLPPFGALWPGMKPESGLIQTPSTSQHSVLTCTTGLTTSQPSPAHYSYSIEASTTNASPVSTSSTVVNISTSAVATISQEYPTYTILGQSQYQTCYPSSGFGVVTPADSNTESSALATTTYPTEKPNAMVPTRMVQRHSSGDASTSPSLSRATASKELDEQARKNMPGKNRGKRKADTSSSQDSELERVFLWDLDETIIIFHSLLTGSYAQKYGKDPTLVIGSGLSMEEMIFEVADTHLFFNDLEECDQVHIEDVASDDNGQDLSNYNFSTDGFSGSGSNANHSSSVGVQGGVDWMRKLAFRYRRVREIYDKYKTNVGGLLSPQKREALQRLRTDIEVLTDSWLETALKSLLLIQSRKNCVNILITTTQLVPALAKVLLYGLGEVFPIENIYSATKIGKESCFERIVSRFGKKVTYVVIGDGRDEEVAAKQHNMPFWRITNHADLVSLHQALELDFL, via the exons GTAAAAAAAGCCAAGATGCAGGAATCCAGAGAACAAAGCTTGAG TCATGTGAGCAACGCAGAAGTCAGCGATCAGAAACCTGAATCCTCAAGCCTTGGTTCAAACCTTCCCATGTCCAGTGAGA ttatgacATGCACTGATTATATCCCAAGGTCATCAAATGATTATACCTCACAAATGTATTCTGCAAA GTCATATGCACATATCCTTTCTGTACCTGTATCGGAAACAATGAGCCCTTACCCTGGTCAGACTCAGTACCAAGCACTACAGCAGTCTCAGCCCTACACCATCTACCCCCAGACCACCCAAACCTATGGACTACCTCCTTTCG GTGCACTGTGGCCAGGTATGAAACCTGAAAGTGGTTTAATTCAGACTCCATCTACAAGTCAGCACAGTGTTCTTACCTGCACTACAGGGTTAACCacaagccagcccagcccagcacattATTCTTATTCCATTGAAG CATCAACTACCAATGCCAGTCCAGTCTCTACATCCTCAACTGTTGTCAATATTTCCACATCAGCAGTAGCCACCATCTCACAG GAATATCCTACGTACACGATCCTTGGCCAAAGTCAGTACCAGACGTGTTACCCGAGTTCTGGCTTTGGGGTTGTAACACCAGCAGACAGCAACACGGAGAGTTCTGCATTAGCAACAACTACGTACCCAACCGAAAAACCAAATGCCATGGTGCCTACGCGGATGGTGCAGAGACATTCCTCCG GAGATGCATCCACAAGTCCTTCATTATCAAGAGCAACAGCAAGTAAAGAGTTAGATGAGCAGGCAAGAAAAAACATGCCTGGGAAGAACagggggaagaggaaagcagaTACCTCTTCCTCACAGGACAGTGAACTGGAG CGAGTGTTTCTCTGGGACCTGGATGAGACCATCATAATCTTCCATTCACTTCTCACAGGGTCTTACGCTCAAAAATATGGCAAG GACCCAACTCTAGTGATTGGCTCCGGTCTGTCAATGGAGGAAATGATTTTTGAAGTGGCTGATACTCACTTGTTTTTCAATGACTTGGAG gagTGTGACCAGGTACACATAGAAGATGTGGCATCTGATGACAATGGCCAAGATTTAAG CAACTACAATTTCTCCACGGATGGCTTCAGTGGCTCAGGAAGTAATGCAAATCACAGCTCATCAGTTGGTGTCCAGGGTGGAGTGGACTGGATGAGAAAACTGGCCTTCCGCTACCGCAGGGTACGCGAGATCTACGACAAATACAAAACTAACGTTGGAG GCCTCCTTAGCCCCCAGAAGAGGGAAGCTCTGCAGCGACTAAGGACCGACATAGAAGTGCTAACGGATTCCTGGCTGGAAACTGCCTTGAAGTCCCTGCTACTCATACAATCCAG aaaaaacTGTGTGAACATCTTGATCACAACCACCCAACTGGTGCCAGCTCTTGCCAAAGTTCTCCTGTATGGATTGGGCGAGGTGTTTCCCATCGAAAATATTTATAGTGCTACAAAAATAG GTAAAGAGAGCTGTTTTGAGAGGATCGTGTCACGATTTGGAAAGAAAGTCACCTATGTGGTAATTGGAGACGGGCGTGATGAAGAGGTTGCAGCAAAGCAG CACAACATGCCTTTCTGGAGGATCACAAATCATGCAGACCTCGTGTCCCTTCACCAAGCCCTCGAGTTAGACTTCCTGTAA
- the EYA3 gene encoding protein phosphatase EYA3 isoform X4, whose product MEEPQDLPEQPVKKAKMQESREQSLSHVSNAEVSDQKPESSSLGSNLPMSSEIMTCTDYIPRSSNDYTSQMYSAKSYAHILSVPVSETMSPYPGQTQYQALQQSQPYTIYPQTTQTYGLPPFGDASTSPSLSRATASKELDEQARKNMPGKNRGKRKADTSSSQDSELERVFLWDLDETIIIFHSLLTGSYAQKYGKDPTLVIGSGLSMEEMIFEVADTHLFFNDLEECDQVHIEDVASDDNGQDLSNYNFSTDGFSGSGSNANHSSSVGVQGGVDWMRKLAFRYRRVREIYDKYKTNVGGLLSPQKREALQRLRTDIEVLTDSWLETALKSLLLIQSRKNCVNILITTTQLVPALAKVLLYGLGEVFPIENIYSATKIGKESCFERIVSRFGKKVTYVVIGDGRDEEVAAKQHNMPFWRITNHADLVSLHQALELDFL is encoded by the exons GTAAAAAAAGCCAAGATGCAGGAATCCAGAGAACAAAGCTTGAG TCATGTGAGCAACGCAGAAGTCAGCGATCAGAAACCTGAATCCTCAAGCCTTGGTTCAAACCTTCCCATGTCCAGTGAGA ttatgacATGCACTGATTATATCCCAAGGTCATCAAATGATTATACCTCACAAATGTATTCTGCAAA GTCATATGCACATATCCTTTCTGTACCTGTATCGGAAACAATGAGCCCTTACCCTGGTCAGACTCAGTACCAAGCACTACAGCAGTCTCAGCCCTACACCATCTACCCCCAGACCACCCAAACCTATGGACTACCTCCTTTCG GAGATGCATCCACAAGTCCTTCATTATCAAGAGCAACAGCAAGTAAAGAGTTAGATGAGCAGGCAAGAAAAAACATGCCTGGGAAGAACagggggaagaggaaagcagaTACCTCTTCCTCACAGGACAGTGAACTGGAG CGAGTGTTTCTCTGGGACCTGGATGAGACCATCATAATCTTCCATTCACTTCTCACAGGGTCTTACGCTCAAAAATATGGCAAG GACCCAACTCTAGTGATTGGCTCCGGTCTGTCAATGGAGGAAATGATTTTTGAAGTGGCTGATACTCACTTGTTTTTCAATGACTTGGAG gagTGTGACCAGGTACACATAGAAGATGTGGCATCTGATGACAATGGCCAAGATTTAAG CAACTACAATTTCTCCACGGATGGCTTCAGTGGCTCAGGAAGTAATGCAAATCACAGCTCATCAGTTGGTGTCCAGGGTGGAGTGGACTGGATGAGAAAACTGGCCTTCCGCTACCGCAGGGTACGCGAGATCTACGACAAATACAAAACTAACGTTGGAG GCCTCCTTAGCCCCCAGAAGAGGGAAGCTCTGCAGCGACTAAGGACCGACATAGAAGTGCTAACGGATTCCTGGCTGGAAACTGCCTTGAAGTCCCTGCTACTCATACAATCCAG aaaaaacTGTGTGAACATCTTGATCACAACCACCCAACTGGTGCCAGCTCTTGCCAAAGTTCTCCTGTATGGATTGGGCGAGGTGTTTCCCATCGAAAATATTTATAGTGCTACAAAAATAG GTAAAGAGAGCTGTTTTGAGAGGATCGTGTCACGATTTGGAAAGAAAGTCACCTATGTGGTAATTGGAGACGGGCGTGATGAAGAGGTTGCAGCAAAGCAG CACAACATGCCTTTCTGGAGGATCACAAATCATGCAGACCTCGTGTCCCTTCACCAAGCCCTCGAGTTAGACTTCCTGTAA
- the EYA3 gene encoding protein phosphatase EYA3 isoform X1 — protein MEEPQDLPEQPVKKAKMQESREQSLSSHVSNAEVSDQKPESSSLGSNLPMSSEIMTCTDYIPRSSNDYTSQMYSAKSYAHILSVPVSETMSPYPGQTQYQALQQSQPYTIYPQTTQTYGLPPFGALWPGMKPESGLIQTPSTSQHSVLTCTTGLTTSQPSPAHYSYSIEASTTNASPVSTSSTVVNISTSAVATISQEYPTYTILGQSQYQTCYPSSGFGVVTPADSNTESSALATTTYPTEKPNAMVPTRMVQRHSSGDASTSPSLSRATASKELDEQARKNMPGKNRGKRKADTSSSQDSELERVFLWDLDETIIIFHSLLTGSYAQKYGKDPTLVIGSGLSMEEMIFEVADTHLFFNDLEECDQVHIEDVASDDNGQDLSNYNFSTDGFSGSGSNANHSSSVGVQGGVDWMRKLAFRYRRVREIYDKYKTNVGGLLSPQKREALQRLRTDIEVLTDSWLETALKSLLLIQSRKNCVNILITTTQLVPALAKVLLYGLGEVFPIENIYSATKIGKESCFERIVSRFGKKVTYVVIGDGRDEEVAAKQHNMPFWRITNHADLVSLHQALELDFL, from the exons GTAAAAAAAGCCAAGATGCAGGAATCCAGAGAACAAAGCTTGAG cag TCATGTGAGCAACGCAGAAGTCAGCGATCAGAAACCTGAATCCTCAAGCCTTGGTTCAAACCTTCCCATGTCCAGTGAGA ttatgacATGCACTGATTATATCCCAAGGTCATCAAATGATTATACCTCACAAATGTATTCTGCAAA GTCATATGCACATATCCTTTCTGTACCTGTATCGGAAACAATGAGCCCTTACCCTGGTCAGACTCAGTACCAAGCACTACAGCAGTCTCAGCCCTACACCATCTACCCCCAGACCACCCAAACCTATGGACTACCTCCTTTCG GTGCACTGTGGCCAGGTATGAAACCTGAAAGTGGTTTAATTCAGACTCCATCTACAAGTCAGCACAGTGTTCTTACCTGCACTACAGGGTTAACCacaagccagcccagcccagcacattATTCTTATTCCATTGAAG CATCAACTACCAATGCCAGTCCAGTCTCTACATCCTCAACTGTTGTCAATATTTCCACATCAGCAGTAGCCACCATCTCACAG GAATATCCTACGTACACGATCCTTGGCCAAAGTCAGTACCAGACGTGTTACCCGAGTTCTGGCTTTGGGGTTGTAACACCAGCAGACAGCAACACGGAGAGTTCTGCATTAGCAACAACTACGTACCCAACCGAAAAACCAAATGCCATGGTGCCTACGCGGATGGTGCAGAGACATTCCTCCG GAGATGCATCCACAAGTCCTTCATTATCAAGAGCAACAGCAAGTAAAGAGTTAGATGAGCAGGCAAGAAAAAACATGCCTGGGAAGAACagggggaagaggaaagcagaTACCTCTTCCTCACAGGACAGTGAACTGGAG CGAGTGTTTCTCTGGGACCTGGATGAGACCATCATAATCTTCCATTCACTTCTCACAGGGTCTTACGCTCAAAAATATGGCAAG GACCCAACTCTAGTGATTGGCTCCGGTCTGTCAATGGAGGAAATGATTTTTGAAGTGGCTGATACTCACTTGTTTTTCAATGACTTGGAG gagTGTGACCAGGTACACATAGAAGATGTGGCATCTGATGACAATGGCCAAGATTTAAG CAACTACAATTTCTCCACGGATGGCTTCAGTGGCTCAGGAAGTAATGCAAATCACAGCTCATCAGTTGGTGTCCAGGGTGGAGTGGACTGGATGAGAAAACTGGCCTTCCGCTACCGCAGGGTACGCGAGATCTACGACAAATACAAAACTAACGTTGGAG GCCTCCTTAGCCCCCAGAAGAGGGAAGCTCTGCAGCGACTAAGGACCGACATAGAAGTGCTAACGGATTCCTGGCTGGAAACTGCCTTGAAGTCCCTGCTACTCATACAATCCAG aaaaaacTGTGTGAACATCTTGATCACAACCACCCAACTGGTGCCAGCTCTTGCCAAAGTTCTCCTGTATGGATTGGGCGAGGTGTTTCCCATCGAAAATATTTATAGTGCTACAAAAATAG GTAAAGAGAGCTGTTTTGAGAGGATCGTGTCACGATTTGGAAAGAAAGTCACCTATGTGGTAATTGGAGACGGGCGTGATGAAGAGGTTGCAGCAAAGCAG CACAACATGCCTTTCTGGAGGATCACAAATCATGCAGACCTCGTGTCCCTTCACCAAGCCCTCGAGTTAGACTTCCTGTAA
- the XKR8 gene encoding XK-related protein 8: MAPRFGAVQLALAALGTAAAVLDVLVDGWVAAEYAWGGQPGLAALVLALLATASVATQACSWLWYRSDPPALHPDVPQWLVVLLHLLQLGFLFRCLHALKVGWKVCWEKAEEEEEQSHIAFLSHDISMLRLFETFLENAPQLTLLLYVILQTNKAEPSQGLGICTAFLCVAWSLLDYHKSLRSFLQHKYELSWHSSIIYFLWNLFLICPRILVVALFALLWPYAVAVHFLLVWLAMFLWVSLQGTDFMESSGPEQLYRAMVAVILYFSWFNVAQGRTLYRSIIYHSFILVDSTLLALSWLWCRFPSDESSYLVPLLSATLPCYLLGLALRVTYYKWLHPNVWVQQEGGYDVVDANRGTDGLEFRSFSVPDLVNRRMQWLAQAQFSISWPVRQRFPNGAAALESAV; the protein is encoded by the exons ATGGCGCCGCGTTTCGGTGCGGTGCAGCTGGCGCTGGCGGCGCTCGGTACGGCGGCAGCGGTGCTGGACGTGTTGGTGGACGGGTGGGTGGCGGCGGAGTACGCCTGGGGAGGGCAACCCGGCTTGGCCGCCTTagtgctggccctgctggccactgctTCCGTTGCCACGCAGGCCTGCAGCTGGCTCTGGTACCGTTCCGACCCGCCCGCCCTCCACCCCGATGTGCCCCAATGGCTGGTcgtcctcctccatctcctccagctcGGCTTCCTCTTCAG GTGCCTCCATGCTCTGAAGGTGGGCTGGAAGGTGTGCTGGGAGAAggcggaggaggaagaggagcagagccATATTGCCTTCCTCTCCCACGACATCAGCATGCTGCGCCTCTTCGAGACTTTCCTGGAGAACGCCCCACAGCTCACCCTGCTCCTCTACGTTATCCTGCAGACAAACAAGGCAGAGCCCTCCCAGG GACTGGGGATCTGCACTGCGTTCCTGTGTGTGGCCTGGTCTCTGCTGGACTACCACAAGTCCCTGCGCTCCTTCTTGCAGCACAAGTACGAGCTGAGTTGGCACTCCTCCATCATCTACTTCCTATGGAACCTCTTCCTCATCTGCCCCCGCATCCTCGTGGTTGCCCTCTTCGCCCTGCTCTGGCCCTACGCTGTGGCTGTCCACTTTCTGCTCGTGTGGCTGGCCATGTTTCTCTGGGTCAGTCTCCAGGGCACAGACTTCATGGAGTCATCTGGCCCCGAGCAGCTCTACCGCGCCATGGTGGCTGTGATCCTCTACTTCAGCTGGTTCAACGTGGCACAGGGGAGGACGCTGTACCGCAGCATCATCTATCACAGCTTCATCCTGGTGGACAGCACGCTGCTGGCCCTGTCCTGGCTCTGGTGCCGGTTCCCCTCTGACGAGAGCTCATACCTCGTCCCGCTGCTCTCCGCCACGCTGCCCTGCTACCTGCTGGGGCTGGCACTGAGAGTCACCTACTACAAGTGGCTGCACCCCAACGTGTGGGTGCAGCAAGAAGGTGGCTACGACGTGGTGGATGCCAACAGGGGGACCGATGGGCTGGAGTTTCGCTCGTTCTCGGTGCCAGACCTTGTGAACAGGCGGATGCAATGGCTGGCTCAGGCCCAGTTCTCCATCTCCTGGCCGGTGAGGCAGCGCTTCCCCAATGGGGCTGCTGCTCTTGAATCTGCTGTCTGA